Within Vibrio campbellii CAIM 519 = NBRC 15631 = ATCC 25920, the genomic segment TTCAAAAATGTTAAGAAAAGAATGAAAAATGAAAACTTACTGCTTTGCCATCTCTTTCTTCACCATAACTGCTGCTGCTACGATGAAAGTGATGATTAGACCAAGTTCCATGAACTACCCCGATAGTCTTGAGAAAATTTACGACCTAAATTAAGAATCGGACATAGTTTAGCACTTCTATTCATTGAAGCTACCTTTTAACCAGTAATTTACGAATTTTTCCGATTTAGATCAAAAAAGGCGCATAACTGCGCCTTTTTGTTAATAAGGTGTAAAACTTAAAGTTCTAAGCGTCTGGGTAACCTTGTGGGTTATTTGACTGCCAACGCCAAGTATCACTTGTCATCTCTTCAAGCGTACGAACCGCTTTCCAACCAAGTTCGTTAGCTGCTTTTGAAGGGTCAGCCCAACATTCAGCAATGTCACCAGGGCGACGATCCACCAGCTTAAACGGAACTTCTTTACCAGATGCAGCTTCGAACGCTTTTACCATTTCTAGTACGCTGTAACCGTTGCCTGTACCAAGGTTGTAAATATGAAGGCCTGCTTTGTTACCTACTTTGTCTAATGCCGCTACGTGACCATCAGAAAGATCCATTACATGGATGTAGTCACGAACGCCTGTACCGTCTTTTGTTGGGTAATCACTACCAAATACTGATAGGAATTCACGACGGCCCACTGCAACTTGAGAAACGAATGGCATCAAGTTATTTGGAATACCTTGTGGATCTTCACCAAGCTCACCCGTTGGGTGAGAGCCAACTGGGTTGAAGTAACGAAGCAGCGTGATACTCCAATCAGGGTTTGCTTTTTGGAAGTCAGTCAAACACTCTTCTACCATCAGCTTGCTGCGGCCGTATGGGTTTGTCGCGCTTGTTGGAAAATCTTCCATAATTGGCACAGAAGCTGGATCACCATAAACCGTTGCAGAAGAGCTAAATACGATAGATTTAACGCCGGCTTCGCGCATTGCATCAACCAGAACAAGCGTACCGTTAACGTTGTTGTCGTAGTATTCCAGTGGTTTTTCTACAGACTCACCCACCGCTTTAAGGCCAGCAAAGTGGATAACGGCTTCAATGTTGTGCGCTTTCATTGCATCGACAAGCGCGGCTTTGTCACGAATGTCAGCTTCAATGAATACTGGTTTTACGCCGCAAACTTTTTCAATGCGCTCGAGCACGGTTGGTTTGCTGTTGTAAAGGTTATCGAGAATCACTGGTGTCATACCAGCTTCGATCATTTGAATACAAGTATGGCTGCCAATGTAGCCCATACCACCCGTAACAAGTACTTTCATTTTATCATTCCTTCTGACGCGAATCGGGCTAGTCTAAAGGTTTCTAGCCCATTTTTAAACTATATCTGGGGATTCGCAACCCATTAAAATTGCTTGGCCTTTACCCGCTTTCTTCGCTTGATACATAGCAGTATCCGCGCTCTTAAGAATTCTGGTCGCATCTCGTTCATTTACACCAACCAGTTTCACACCAATACTAACGCCAACTTTAAGTAGTGAGCCTCGGTATTCAATTGGCGAACAAATCGTCTCAAGTAACTGTTCCGCGATTCGTGTTACGATTTTTTGATTGGCAGGATTAACCAACATTACGAACTCATCGCCAGACAAGCGTGCGATTAAATCGCTGTGCCGCGTTGCACCAGTCATACGTTTAGCAACGATCTTGAGCACTTCATCGCCCGCATCATGACCATAAGTATCGTTGATACCTTTAAAGCCTTCCAAGTCGAGATAAAGTACCGCAAACTCGTCACGTAGATAGCCAGATCTTTGTACTAATTCTTCAAGCTCTAGGTGGAACTTGGAACGATTCGCCAGCCCCGTCAACGCATCGTGATGAGCTAAGTATTCTAGACGCTCCATCTCTTTTGCACTTGAGAGGTCGGTTAAAATAATCACCATGTCATACGCATTATGATCTTCGCTCTTAATGATACGATTTACTCTTGCGAACATAGGTATGAGCTGACCTAAATTATTCTTTTCAATGACTTCCCCTTGCCACATGCCATAGTTATCGATCGACTCGAGGATACTTGGCATCATGGCTTGCAGTTTGCGCCAGCGAATAGATTTTATGAATGGCTTACCAACTAATTGGTCCGAATCCAAACCAACAAGTTTGGTCACTGCGGGGTTCACCATGGTAATGATGCCTTGATGATTCAGTACAACAAGTCCATCTTGACTGCTCTCAAACACACGCCCCGCAACACGCTGACGATTCATCGCTTCTTCAATTTCAGTAATGTCTTGAATCACGAATAAAAGGTAGCCGTGCTTGCTAAGAAGTCGGCTCGTTAGGCTCAGCTGCTGCTCGCCTTCCCTATTTTCAAGGTGAATGTCATCGCACTCTAAGCCACGACTCAGAATTTGTCTGAGCTCATTTGGTGTTTTAGTTTGAATCAAATCACAAATGTTAGCGGTTTCTATACCATGGTAGGTCTTTTCAAAAATTCGATGTGTCGCCCTATTGCAATGTATTACACGCCCTAAATTGTCAGTCACGATCAGTGCATCTTGAATAGAGTCCACGACTTCTTCAGCGAAGGCTTTACGGCGCTCTAATACTTCCAAGCTGTGCTTACGTTGTTTCTCCAATCTTTGTTGGCGATCGAGCATGAAGTTAAAAGAAGACACCAACTCACCGACTTCATCTTTTGCGCGATGCTCAATACGGCCACTAAGATGATGACCATTTGCTACGTCCTGAAGCGCACGATTCACTTCAATGATTGGTCGCAGTACGCGACGCTCTACACCAAAGTAAAACACAACACTGCCGACCAAAAGAATAGCCAAAAACAGCAGCCCATCTTGGAGAAGCGCATCTCTCACTTCCATCAGAGGCAACTGAGAAATAGTGACCCGTATTGCACCGACAACCTTGCCGTCATGAATGATAGGTTCTAATACATAAAGAAAGTGTGCCTAGAGAGCGTAACCAACCTCATGCAAACGACTACGCTCTGTCACTGTCGGCGAAGGGAGCGTCGCACCATCCAAAGTAAAGATCGCAAATAACTGATTCTCTTTGTCGTAAAGCTTGACGCGTGATACGTTTGGCTCCTTCAAGAAATCAGCCAAAATCAATTGTGCTTGTTGCTTGTTCTTTGTTGCGAGCGCATCTTTAATTGAATGAGAGACATCGTTGATGAGAACCTTGGTTTGATCAACCAGTTCATGTTTCGCGGATTGATAAGTAATGTATGACGTGTAACTTTGAGATGTAACAAAGATGACCGTGATGAAAGCGAGAATCGGCCATATTAGCTTTGCTCGTAATGACATATATATTCCTGTCGCAGAAAGCAATTAAAAGACCAAAAGGATTGCTATGCAAACTATCACACAAAAAGAAGAAATAAGATTAACACGACATGCAATGAAATAAACCTGAAATTCTCAGATATTAGACTGATCAGTCATGAATTTCTTGAAACTTCGGATCATTTCAAAGAACTTGATGATCTTTTCATCGTTCTATCAATAACCTTCTGCTCGAAAAATGAAGTTAGTCACTGAACTTAAACGCATTTTCCTGCATTTTTAAGCATGCTTTGGACTTTATAAACGTATGACATTGAATAATCAGCAACTAACACTAAATTGCGACATGGGTGAAAGCTTTGGCGCATGGAAAATGGGCGCAGATGAGCGCGTGATGCCTTTTGTCGATATGGCAAACATCGCTTGTGGTTTTCATGCTTCTGACCCAAATGTCATGCACGATACGATTACCCTCGCCAACCAACACGATGTAGAAATCGGTGCTCACCCAGGCTACCCGGACCTACAAGGTTTTGGTCGTCGCAGCATAAAAATGACCAACGACGAAATCACTAATATGGTGATTTACCAAGTCGGAGCTCTGCAAGCTTTGTGCAAAGCGCAATACACAGACATTGGCTATATCAAACCCCATGGTGCGCTGTACAACGATATGATGCAAAGTGATGGCGTTTTTCTTGCCGTCGTCAAAGCTGTGGCGCTGTTTAAAGTGCCGTTGATGATTTTAGCTTCCCAAGAAAACGAAAAGTATCTCGAAATTGCTGACGATTTTGATGTGCCATTGCTGTTTGAAGCCTTTGCCGATCGTCTCTATCAAGACGATGGAATGCTTACGCCAAGAACTCAGCCTAATGCCGTGCTAAACAGTGAACATGCTATTTTAGAACAAGTAAGAATGCTGGCAGAATCTGGTCGGGTAAAAACAGCTTCTGGTCAGTACATTCTTCTCGAAGCTGACACAATTTGTGTCCATGGGGATAACGACGAATCCATCGCTCTCGTTCAAAAGATTCGTCAAAGTCTCTACACCGGAGGAAATTAATGAATCAAGGGCAGTTTTCTATCTCTCCCATTTCTGAATGCAGCATCTTAATTCGATTCGACGACACCATTACTGTCGAACATATTGGTGAATTAGCGCATCAGATTGTCGATAAGCTAAAACTTATTGTTATGAACGTGGTTCCTTCTTATCGAACCATATTGATCGATTACTTGCCCTTTAGAATTCAAGAATCCACGATTCTGCAAGAGCTCAATCAGATCGTCAGCCGGTTTGATGTCCAGTCAATGGCCAACAAGCAACCGAACTATATTTCTATACCCGTTTATTATTCGCAAGAAACCGCTCTGGATTTTGCGCGCTTCGAACAAAACGGATTATCAATGAATCAACTCATTGATCTGCATACTAAGCCGGTTTATACCGTTTCGGCGATTGGGTTTGCCCCTGGATTTGCTTTTCTCTCTGATGTTACTCAAGAGCTGCAAATGCCAAGGCATCAAACACCTCGAACCCATGTTCCTGCGGGCAGTGTTGCCATTGCTGACAGTAAAACCGCAGTCTATCCAGCAGACAGCCCTGGTGGGTGGAATATCATAGGCCGCACGCCAACCTCTCTATTTACTGATACCCCTCCCTTCATTCCATTCGAGGTGGGTGACAAGGTCACGTTTGGTTCGATATCCAAGCAGGAATTTGTGAATTTAAGAGGCGTTTTATGAGCTTCGTAGGTTTATTGGTAGAAAAGCCAGGCCCGCTCTCTTTGATTCAAGATTTCGGTCGCTTCGGGTTAGCACACATCGGTATCACTCAAAGTGGTCCAGTCGATGATTACGCTTACAGCTGGTCTAACCATCTTCTAGGCAATCCCGTTAACTGCTCTGTGATCGAAATTACATTGGGCAATGCGAGCTTTAAAGCCCTAACCGATTGTCATATGGCGATTTGTGGTGGTGACCTTAACGCAACGGTTAATGGGGGGCTCATTGCCAATTGGTCTGACTTTTGTCTGCGTAGAGGCCAAACACTTAAGTTTGGTATCGCGAAGAATGGCCTTCGTGCTTACTTAGCAGTTAAAGGTGGCTTTGATGTACAAGCACATTTAGGAAGTACATCCACCGCCGTACGAGAGTCGTTGGGTGGCTTGAAGCAAAACGGCGAACCGCTGAAAGCCGGAGATATGATTGGATTTGAACCGCACGCACTTCCCTCATCAAAATCGAGGCAGATGACGTTCCGATTCAAACCTGATTACAACTTACCCTTAACGCTTAGGGTTATCGAAGGCTATCAGTACGAAGATTTTGCTCAACAATCGATTGATGACTTTTATTCAACTGGCTTTACCATCTCCCCCAATTCAAACCGCATGGGCTATCGCCTTGAGGGCGAAGCGATACAGCCACCTTATGATGGGGTGCTTTCAGAAGGTATTGCGCTTGGCTCTATTCAGGTTCCTAACGACGGGAATCCCATCATATTATTGAACGATCATCAGACCATCGGTGGTTACCCTAAATTTGGCTGTGTGGCGAGAATTGACTTACCACGATTAGCGCAAGCCAAACCGGGACAAGAAGTGCGTTTTGTTCGCGGAGACAGACAAGGTCTGCAAGATGTGTGGTGCCAATGGGCTCAATTCTTTGGTTATTAGTAAGATAGCCGAGCCCAGATTGAAACACACCAAATCGAAAAAAAATGTGAGCGTTACATGCCGTAACGCTCTGCTAGTGCTTGAGGGTAGCCGCGTTCTTGCGTCAGTTTAATCGCAAACTGTTCTACTTCTTTTTCACTCCAATGCACAGTGACCGGGTGTTGCGTTTCAACATTGGATTCAGGCTCAACCCCAAACCAATGTTTTGCCATCTTTTGTGCGGCAAGTAAGGTAGAAGAAGCCTTAACAACTTCGATTCGAGCGTAGTTATTCTCTTCGAATGTCACGTCAGCGGCACGCAATACAGGATCGGTTCCCGGGATTTGTTGCGCACCAAACAGTGCTTTGCCACCCTTAACTGCATTTTTGTAATCCGGAATAAACTGAGCCATATGCTTAATCGCATTGCCCGTACGTTCATCTAGAATTTCTTGTCGCCAACCATTTCGGATCTTAGACAACAATCGTGGAGGCAGCTCTGGCTGTGCAGAAGTGTTAGAGCTCTCCACCAAGCCGTCATCAAATAGTGTGATGCCTTTTGTCATACCGTGCAATTGGAAGTAACCGTCACCATAAGGCGTTAATTGAGCCATGCCTTTATCGGTACCACGAGGGCCATGGAAGATCACTTCTGGCCATTGCTGCGTACATTCATTCCAACGCGTAACGTAAGCCGCCTTAAACTCAACCAATCGATCGCGTTTCACGCCAATAGCGTCATCCACTGCACCAGTTTCAAAACCGCAAGCATTGATTAGGTAGTCACAGCTTAAAAGCTGATACTTATCGTCTTTAAGATATGTGAGCGCCCAATGTGAACAATCCCAATGGGCTTGCGTAAGTTCCGCTTGAGTCAATACCTCTACATTAGGCAGTTGATCTAGCGTCATATTCGCTACCGCAGCTAATCTAAACACGCTCCATCCGTACTCCTGAACTGCGACGACCGGATATTTAAGGGCTTCCAGATCTGCGTGTTGAGCAAACGGAATGCACCATTCATCAATGCTCTTTGGGCTTTGCGGTTGTGTTTGCTGCGCCAGCGCAAGAAGTTCTGCTTTCGAGTACAGCTTGTAGTACTCATCGGGCTCACCAAGCACTTTGTTATCAGGCGCTTGTTGAACGAGCTTCTGATACGCCGATTTGATGACCTCTAAGCGCGGTAACAACGCTTCCGGATCACCTCCATCAGAATGTGGAACCGCGATTAAGGTAGGACGGACATTCAGTGAATGCGGATACAAACGAATCGTATCGATAGACTGAGCCAGAAGATCCAAGCACTGTTGCTCGGAAATCTCTCGATAAAGGTTACCACCAGCATGTAAATGACAAATTGGAGGACCATTGACTAAAGAGACGCCTTTTTCGATTACGGACACTTTGAAACCTAACTCGGCAAAGTGAATGGCTGCAGTTGAACCCGCAACCCCACCACCGATAATAGCGATGTGTTTATCTTTACTATTTGGAAACTCAGACTTCATTGCTTCACTGAAAATTTTATAAGGAGAAAGCTTTACTTAATGTGATTCTACTCGGGTTTGAGCATGATTAAAATCACAAAAAGTTCATGGGTTTGCATTTGTTAACGGTGAACGAAAAAAGTTACTTTTGAGAGCAAAAAATTTCCTAAAAAAGTGCTTGACGAGGTTGTTGGGAAAGCCGTTTTTTCTACCTGTGTGAATAATATTTTAACGCTAACACCCATGGCATAAAGCCTGCGGAAACACCCCACTTTACTAACACTTCAGTTATCCCAAAAGTTATCCACCGTTTTTGTGGATAACTAAAATAAAAGTGTCGTGGAGTGCTTCCACTTGCTGCGAAAAAAGGCAGACTAAGTGTTTACTGGTGTTAACAATCTTTTTATAAGACTCATTACTACGAGTGCCAACACAGAGAACGTAGCTACTGGTAAAGCTATCCACAATTCAGGGTGAATCTGTGGACTAAGTTGGAAACCATACTTCATTACTGCTGCCACACACGCTTCTGCGGCAAAGACGGCAACACCACTCGCGACAAGCGCCATAATCCCATATTCAGCCCACAACGTCGTGTTGATACGTTTCTTACTGGAACCGAGGGTTCGATAGAGTCGAATCTCTTCCTGACGCTGAGATAAGCTCAAACGTAATAGTGTAAATATCAACAGCAAACCCGCAACGACACCAAGAAGCGCCAGAATGGTAATCGCTGATACTACCTGTTGGATAAGTTGTTGGATTTTGTCGCCCATGGTTCGAATATCGAGCACTGATACCGTAGGGTGAGCCCGAGACATTGAAGTCAGCAGAGCTTCATTACCATCGTCGATTCGATAGCTGATCAAATAAGAACCCGGCAAGCTTGCCATAACATCTGAAGAAAAGATGAAGTAAAAGTTTGGCTTCATATCTCGCCACTCGACATGACGAATGCTGTCGACGGTAGCATCGAAGTTCTGACTGTTAATCACAAAACGCAGTTTGTCACCCAGATCAATACCAAGCTCGTCCGCGACTTGTGCTTCGACAGACACGCTTGCTTTGTTCGTCCAAGTGCCTGACAGGATGTCATTGTATTCTGGCAACGCATCCCCCCATGTTAGGTTTAACTCTCGGCTTACTGCATCAGAACCTTGACCTTGAGATTTTATCTCTTTGACACTCACACCGTTAATTTCGGCAAGTCGACCACGAATAATTGGGAAAGCCTGTGACCTTGTCACGCCATTTTTATCCAATGTCTCAAGGTAGCTATCGAGCTCATAGTCTGCAATATTCAATGCGAAAACGTTGGGGGCATCCGCTGGTAGAGTCCTCGCCCAATCAGCAAGGATATCGCTGCGTACAAGCCAAATAATAGAGAGCAGCATTAATGACAGAGATAAGGCGCCAAACTGCAAGCCACTCGTCACTGGGGTTCGGTTAATTCGACTTAAGGCGAGCTTCATCGCGGGCTTTGTCGATATATGAGCGAACAACTTGGTAAGCATGACACTCACGACGGCAAGCACAACAAACAAGGCTACAATGCCTGCAAGCACAATCCACACTAACGTGTTATTCGCGTACAGGATCAGCAATGGCACTACAGGGACCAGAACTAGCCACATGCGCTTCCAAGAACGCTTACCAGAACCTTGCTGTAGCACCTCTAATGCTGGTGTTTTTATTAGACCAAGCAGAGGAATACCAAGCGCTGGTACCGTAATAAGCACAGCTGAAACAACAGAGATTAAAACCGGAGTGACGCCGTAACTAGGAAGTGGGTTTGGGAGAAGATCTTTGAGTGGAACTCGCAACAAATATTCCAAGCCGCTACCTAATAAAAGACCAACGATGCTCGCACTCACCAGCAAGATAGTGACTTGAATCAGTAACCATTTTTCAATCCAACGACGACTTGCTCCCAAGCTCTTCAGCATCGCGATGGTTTGAGTTCGGCTGTTTACGTAACTTTGGCAAGTCAAAACCAACGTCGTTGCCGCCATGATGATGACGATCGCAACTGTTAACGAAAGATATTGAGTTGTGCGCTCGAACACTTCATTACTGCGACTTGCCGTTTCTTGCGTGCGCCAGCGATCACTCGGAGAGAGTTCAGTATTGTCTTGAAGTTGAGTCAGCGTTGTATTATTACCTTTGAGGAACAGTCGATATTGAACACGGCTGCCAACCTGAATGGCGCCCGTTTTCTCAACGTCACTTTGGTGAATATACGCCGAGGGCATTTGTTGGAAAGGGTTGAAGCTCAGTCCTGGTTCCATCAACACAGCACCAGAGACCGTGAAATCAGCATCGCCAATAGTGACAATGTCACCTTTATTCACATCCAACTGCGCCATAATGCGCTCATCTAGCCAAAGTTGGTTTGCCTTCACATGACCTGACGAATTGCTGTCGAGAACCAGATCGCCCATCAATGGGTATTGCTCATCAACGGCTCGAACGGAAATAAGCTGCATCCCTGTCTCGCTAAATGCCATCGTCGCAAAGCGCGTCATGGTTGAGCGTTCTAGTTTATCTGTCGCGGCAATAAGTGCATCAGGAATGGGGTTAGCGGAAACAAATACAGCATCGGCGGTTAATGCATCTTTGCCCTGTTTTACAATGACCTGTTCCATGCGCTCGGCCAAAGCAGAGAGCGCAAAGATGCTGGCAATAACCAAAATCAATGCGATGCTGATCGGCCACAGGTTCCCTTGACGTATTTCACCTAAGCTCCAACGCACTAGGCTTTTGTTCGGGGAATGCTTCGCCTTTTGGTGGCTTGGCGCCGAGTCTTGTTCACTAGAAGAGATCACGGACATGTCACCTCCTCTTTCAATTCTCCGGCTTCCATTCGATACACTCGATCACAACGGCTGGCTAAAAGGCTGTCATGCGTAACTAAGATTAAGGTCGTACCGTGTTGTTCGTTCAAGTCAAAAAGCAGCTCAATGACTTTCTCGGCGGTTTGGTGGTCCAAATTCCCTGTTGGCTCGTCTGCAAACAACAGCTCTGGCTGAGTCATGAACGCACGAGCAAGGGCAACCCTTTGTTGTTCCCCCCCTGATAACTGACTTGGTAAATGATCTAAGCGCTTTTCTAGGCCTACCGTAGTCAGCAAATCCTTTGCCCTTGAATCATCTTCAGCCTCACCACGTAGAAGACAAGGCAGCGTTACGTTGCGCAGAGCAGTTAGGCTCGGGATAAGAAGGAAGCTCTGAAACACAAAGCCCAGCGAGTCAGCGCGAATTTTTGCACGTGCTTCGTCGTCCATTTTGGAAAGCTCATGACCGAGCAACGTAATCTCTCCCGACGTTGGTGTGTCCAACCCGGCAAGGAGTGTCATTAGCGTAGATTTTCCCGCGCCAGATGTACCGACAATGGCAATTCTTTCACCCTTTCTAATGTCAACATTTACATTTTTAAGGATTGTTAATTGTTCTTGATTAGTAGAGACTTGTTTAGAAACCAAATTCGCTTGAACAATAGGTGCGTTAAGTACAGGTGTTTGCATGATTCG encodes:
- a CDS encoding 5-oxoprolinase subunit PxpA, which encodes MTLNNQQLTLNCDMGESFGAWKMGADERVMPFVDMANIACGFHASDPNVMHDTITLANQHDVEIGAHPGYPDLQGFGRRSIKMTNDEITNMVIYQVGALQALCKAQYTDIGYIKPHGALYNDMMQSDGVFLAVVKAVALFKVPLMILASQENEKYLEIADDFDVPLLFEAFADRLYQDDGMLTPRTQPNAVLNSEHAILEQVRMLAESGRVKTASGQYILLEADTICVHGDNDESIALVQKIRQSLYTGGN
- a CDS encoding 5-oxoprolinase subunit B family protein; protein product: MNQGQFSISPISECSILIRFDDTITVEHIGELAHQIVDKLKLIVMNVVPSYRTILIDYLPFRIQESTILQELNQIVSRFDVQSMANKQPNYISIPVYYSQETALDFARFEQNGLSMNQLIDLHTKPVYTVSAIGFAPGFAFLSDVTQELQMPRHQTPRTHVPAGSVAIADSKTAVYPADSPGGWNIIGRTPTSLFTDTPPFIPFEVGDKVTFGSISKQEFVNLRGVL
- a CDS encoding ABC transporter permease, translating into MSVISSSEQDSAPSHQKAKHSPNKSLVRWSLGEIRQGNLWPISIALILVIASIFALSALAERMEQVIVKQGKDALTADAVFVSANPIPDALIAATDKLERSTMTRFATMAFSETGMQLISVRAVDEQYPLMGDLVLDSNSSGHVKANQLWLDERIMAQLDVNKGDIVTIGDADFTVSGAVLMEPGLSFNPFQQMPSAYIHQSDVEKTGAIQVGSRVQYRLFLKGNNTTLTQLQDNTELSPSDRWRTQETASRSNEVFERTTQYLSLTVAIVIIMAATTLVLTCQSYVNSRTQTIAMLKSLGASRRWIEKWLLIQVTILLVSASIVGLLLGSGLEYLLRVPLKDLLPNPLPSYGVTPVLISVVSAVLITVPALGIPLLGLIKTPALEVLQQGSGKRSWKRMWLVLVPVVPLLILYANNTLVWIVLAGIVALFVVLAVVSVMLTKLFAHISTKPAMKLALSRINRTPVTSGLQFGALSLSLMLLSIIWLVRSDILADWARTLPADAPNVFALNIADYELDSYLETLDKNGVTRSQAFPIIRGRLAEINGVSVKEIKSQGQGSDAVSRELNLTWGDALPEYNDILSGTWTNKASVSVEAQVADELGIDLGDKLRFVINSQNFDATVDSIRHVEWRDMKPNFYFIFSSDVMASLPGSYLISYRIDDGNEALLTSMSRAHPTVSVLDIRTMGDKIQQLIQQVVSAITILALLGVVAGLLLIFTLLRLSLSQRQEEIRLYRTLGSSKKRINTTLWAEYGIMALVASGVAVFAAEACVAAVMKYGFQLSPQIHPELWIALPVATFSVLALVVMSLIKRLLTPVNT
- a CDS encoding FAD-dependent oxidoreductase; the protein is MKSEFPNSKDKHIAIIGGGVAGSTAAIHFAELGFKVSVIEKGVSLVNGPPICHLHAGGNLYREISEQQCLDLLAQSIDTIRLYPHSLNVRPTLIAVPHSDGGDPEALLPRLEVIKSAYQKLVQQAPDNKVLGEPDEYYKLYSKAELLALAQQTQPQSPKSIDEWCIPFAQHADLEALKYPVVAVQEYGWSVFRLAAVANMTLDQLPNVEVLTQAELTQAHWDCSHWALTYLKDDKYQLLSCDYLINACGFETGAVDDAIGVKRDRLVEFKAAYVTRWNECTQQWPEVIFHGPRGTDKGMAQLTPYGDGYFQLHGMTKGITLFDDGLVESSNTSAQPELPPRLLSKIRNGWRQEILDERTGNAIKHMAQFIPDYKNAVKGGKALFGAQQIPGTDPVLRAADVTFEENNYARIEVVKASSTLLAAQKMAKHWFGVEPESNVETQHPVTVHWSEKEVEQFAIKLTQERGYPQALAERYGM
- a CDS encoding biotin-dependent carboxyltransferase family protein, with product MSFVGLLVEKPGPLSLIQDFGRFGLAHIGITQSGPVDDYAYSWSNHLLGNPVNCSVIEITLGNASFKALTDCHMAICGGDLNATVNGGLIANWSDFCLRRGQTLKFGIAKNGLRAYLAVKGGFDVQAHLGSTSTAVRESLGGLKQNGEPLKAGDMIGFEPHALPSSKSRQMTFRFKPDYNLPLTLRVIEGYQYEDFAQQSIDDFYSTGFTISPNSNRMGYRLEGEAIQPPYDGVLSEGIALGSIQVPNDGNPIILLNDHQTIGGYPKFGCVARIDLPRLAQAKPGQEVRFVRGDRQGLQDVWCQWAQFFGY
- a CDS encoding ABC transporter ATP-binding protein; translated protein: MQTPVLNAPIVQANLVSKQVSTNQEQLTILKNVNVDIRKGERIAIVGTSGAGKSTLMTLLAGLDTPTSGEITLLGHELSKMDDEARAKIRADSLGFVFQSFLLIPSLTALRNVTLPCLLRGEAEDDSRAKDLLTTVGLEKRLDHLPSQLSGGEQQRVALARAFMTQPELLFADEPTGNLDHQTAEKVIELLFDLNEQHGTTLILVTHDSLLASRCDRVYRMEAGELKEEVTCP
- the galE gene encoding UDP-glucose 4-epimerase GalE, producing MKVLVTGGMGYIGSHTCIQMIEAGMTPVILDNLYNSKPTVLERIEKVCGVKPVFIEADIRDKAALVDAMKAHNIEAVIHFAGLKAVGESVEKPLEYYDNNVNGTLVLVDAMREAGVKSIVFSSSATVYGDPASVPIMEDFPTSATNPYGRSKLMVEECLTDFQKANPDWSITLLRYFNPVGSHPTGELGEDPQGIPNNLMPFVSQVAVGRREFLSVFGSDYPTKDGTGVRDYIHVMDLSDGHVAALDKVGNKAGLHIYNLGTGNGYSVLEMVKAFEAASGKEVPFKLVDRRPGDIAECWADPSKAANELGWKAVRTLEEMTSDTWRWQSNNPQGYPDA